In Chryseobacterium gotjawalense, the following are encoded in one genomic region:
- a CDS encoding CBS domain-containing protein has protein sequence MFIKDYISKDYPAFNTSDSIEEANEVAKEFGYTHVFIKKKGVYQGALSQQFLEESPEGTLQTLEHHYEKFALLDDGNVLDSIKLFYTFNSNVVPIINKLEKYQGYLSCDDVFCEFAKYPLFSENGALLVIQNNKRNYSMTDICKIVESNNSKIYGCYISAFEGDDVQITLKISSENLSSIDETFERYGYSVVQKYYDDEKEELLKDRFGFFQKYMEF, from the coding sequence ATGTTTATCAAAGATTACATTTCTAAAGATTATCCTGCGTTCAATACCAGCGATTCCATAGAAGAAGCCAATGAAGTAGCCAAAGAATTTGGCTATACCCACGTTTTCATCAAGAAGAAAGGGGTTTATCAGGGCGCGTTAAGTCAGCAGTTTCTAGAGGAAAGTCCTGAAGGAACACTGCAGACGCTTGAACATCATTATGAAAAATTTGCCCTGCTTGACGATGGGAATGTTTTAGATTCGATTAAGCTTTTTTATACTTTCAACAGCAATGTCGTTCCGATCATTAATAAATTGGAAAAATACCAGGGCTATCTTTCCTGTGACGACGTTTTCTGCGAGTTTGCAAAATATCCGTTATTCTCAGAGAATGGGGCATTGTTGGTGATTCAAAACAATAAAAGAAACTACTCGATGACTGATATCTGTAAAATCGTGGAATCGAATAACAGTAAGATTTATGGTTGTTATATCAGCGCTTTTGAAGGAGATGATGTACAGATTACTTTAAAAATAAGCAGCGAAAATTTAAGCTCGATTGATGAAACTTTTGAACGCTACGGATACAGCGTGGTTCAGAAATATTATGATGACGAGAAAGAAGAACTGCTGAAAGACCGGTTCGGATTTTTTCAAAAATATATGGAATTTTAA
- a CDS encoding DMT family transporter, whose protein sequence is MNPEKERWVLLIVLSIIWGSSFILIKKSLEHFNPYEVGALRVLIAGILLLPMAISNIKKFPRKHLKWLVLAALTGNFIPMFLFPIAETKVSSSIAGIVNSMMPIFVIIVGFLFWKFSTTKRQLIGVAISFSGACILAVSGGEGGELKLIPIILLLVATLGYAISMTTVKSKLHEIPAKILSAFVFSFVLIVPSLIALVFAGFFNDLHPNKDLFIGLGFVSLLSVFGTGLAMMLNYRLLNISTPLFASTVTLLMPVVAVIWGLLDGEKLTAMQFAGALIILAGLIFLRARSPKKEKPQDPEVVRF, encoded by the coding sequence GAGCATTTTAATCCTTATGAAGTGGGTGCTTTACGGGTTTTGATCGCCGGAATTCTTTTGCTTCCAATGGCAATAAGTAATATTAAAAAATTTCCCAGAAAACATTTAAAGTGGTTAGTCCTGGCGGCTTTAACCGGGAATTTTATTCCGATGTTTCTTTTTCCGATTGCTGAAACCAAAGTCAGCAGCAGTATTGCAGGAATTGTCAATTCGATGATGCCTATTTTTGTGATCATCGTTGGGTTTCTTTTTTGGAAATTTTCAACAACGAAAAGGCAATTAATTGGCGTGGCAATAAGTTTTTCTGGTGCGTGCATTTTAGCGGTTTCTGGCGGAGAAGGTGGAGAGCTGAAATTAATACCTATTATTTTGCTTCTGGTAGCGACTCTGGGTTATGCCATTTCAATGACTACTGTAAAATCTAAACTCCATGAAATACCGGCGAAAATTCTGTCTGCATTTGTGTTTTCCTTTGTGTTAATCGTCCCATCTCTCATTGCGCTTGTATTTGCAGGATTCTTTAATGATCTTCATCCGAACAAAGATTTGTTCATCGGATTGGGCTTTGTGAGTTTGCTTTCGGTTTTTGGAACGGGGCTGGCCATGATGCTGAATTATCGCCTGCTCAATATCTCCACGCCTTTATTTGCTTCTACGGTCACTTTATTAATGCCGGTAGTTGCTGTAATTTGGGGCTTGTTGGATGGGGAAAAGCTGACGGCGATGCAATTTGCAGGGGCACTTATTATCCTTGCTGGACTGATTTTTCTGCGGGCGAGAAGCCCTAAAAAAGAAAAACCGCAAGACCCTGAAGTAGTGCGGTTTTAA